Proteins encoded in a region of the Anopheles aquasalis chromosome 2, idAnoAquaMG_Q_19, whole genome shotgun sequence genome:
- the LOC126570786 gene encoding uncharacterized protein LOC126570786 codes for MAQTASPITPPEWMNSSYFESILRKSEHDPDLTVSDVEITPIGQPGEYLASQPFRVTVDYVSSIKPDKQIKLVVKTLPEKGVISEGSLHKELFRTELKMYGEYLPKIKRVLDDGERSILLPRCLHSTDKPNRVIVLEDLAPDGWKGHDLIESYEEAKPITIAIARFHAASYYLSKNKTDFGSFQTDAFKRKDPVVEWMFSNNLKAFVKALRTWKGFEHIADPLERTIEDYHERLHNIYCCETPGRTYNVLNHGDFHPKNLLHQFNDEGAIVDSRFLDFQASCWSSPAIDLYYLLNIIVPHKVKANHKDDLIAFYHKEFTAALKAIGYLGSIPTMVDLQTELLRNSYLDLLHLTCFLPFRYVDFTKIPPEQLATGQIGNPGLENEEYIAIAKELLPGFLHKGTLE; via the exons ATGGCACAAACCGCGAGCCCAATTACACCACCTGAGTGGATGAACTCGTCGTACTTCGAAAGCATTTTGCGTAAATCCGAACACGATCCCGATCTGACCGTAAGCGATGTTGAGATCACACCGATTGGACAACCGGGCGAATACCTCGCTAGCCAACCGTTCCGCGTTACGGTCGATTATGTGTCGAGCATTAAACCGGACAAACAGATCAAGCTGGTCGTGAAAACGCTGCCGGAAAAGGGTGTCATCTCGGAGGGATCACTACACAAAGAGCTCTTCCGAACGGAGCTTAAAATGTACGGTGAGTATTTGCCGAAAATTAAGCGTGTGCTGGACGACGGCGAGCGATCCATTCTCTTGCCACGGTGTCTACATAGCACCGATAAACCGAATCGAGTGATCGTGCTGGAGGATCTGGCACCGGACGGTTGGAAGGGGCACGATTTGATCGAAAGCTACGAAGAAGCAAaacccatcaccatcgccatagCCCGGTTCCATGCAGCCTCGTATTATCTTAGTAAAAAT AAAACGGATTTCGGGAGCTTCCAAACCGATGCTTTCAAACGGAAGGATCCGGTGGTAGAGTGGATGTTTTCCAACAACCTGAAGGCGTTCGTCAAGGCACTGCGCACGTGGAAAGGTTTCGAACACATTGCGGATCCACTCGAGCGCACTATCGAGGATTATCACGAGCGGCTGCACAACATCTACTGTTGCGAAACACCGGGACGGACGTATAACGTGCTGAACCATGGAGACTTTCACCCGAAAAACCTTCTGCATCAGTTCAACGATGAGGGTGCGATTGTCGATTCGCGATTTCTGGACTTCCAGGCTAGCTGCTGGTCCTCGCCAGCGATCGATCTGTACTACCTGCTCAACATTATCGTGCCGCACAAGGTGAAAGCAAATCACAAGGATGATCTTATCGCTTTCTATCACAAAGAGTTTACTGCGGCACTGAAAGCCATCGGATATCTTGGCAGCATTCCCACTATGGTGGATCTGCAGACGGAACTGCTGCGAAATTCGTATCTCG ATTTGCTTCACCTCACCTGTTTCCTGCCGTTCCGGTACGTCGATTTTACGAAAATCCCACCGGAACAGCTGGCTACGGGCCAGATTGGCAATCCAGGACTCGAGAACGAAGAGTATATAGCCATCGCGAAGGAACTGCTGCCCGGGTTTCTTCATAAAGGCACTCTAGAGTAA
- the LOC126570784 gene encoding uncharacterized protein LOC126570784: MEYSKDERTVPEWLNDAFFLDVIREYTRNDRAQLCHGCKLRPGTKPGEHFASVMYRTTIHYRTGGNRGREASLDVIMKIKPFQGGLKKEMLEDSDVFVKEMYVYSKVLPEMARRLGAIGETLNFPRLIYASVKPHTILILEDVTGKGWRTGQYITTFEEVIPSVKAIAKFHAASVVIERDDPTFSVENQCNIANQLRALDEMTKKSIDNLLEVMRGHPEFASLIKPVEKLKTTLLETLIESYSPSANCLNVVVHGDFHSKNLLHQFSADGRLLDTMLIDYQICSWTTPAVDVHYLLDTIVDQSLKETHRDKIVCLYYEEFCRLLVRLGYIGHIPGLIELQIELLRKGAQELFHYITLYPFRFIDRAKINFEELLSGKASNPAAHSETYRRVMKTVLLRFLQQGVMTS; the protein is encoded by the exons ATGGAATACTCCaaagacgaacgaacggtgccgGAGTGGTTGAACGATGCGTTTTTCCTGGACGTAATCCGCGAATATACGCGCAACGATCGCGCTCAACTTTGTCACGGCTGTAAACTGCGACCGGGGACGAAACCGGGGGAACATTTTGCCAGCGTTATGTACCGAACGACTATACATTATCGTACCGGTGGTAACCGTGGCAGGGAAGCATCACTGGATGTGATCATGAAGATCAAACCGTTTCAGGGTGGattgaaaaaggaaatgcTCGAAGATAGCGACGTGTTTGTGAAGGAAATGTACGTGTACAGTAAGGTGTTACCGGAAATGGCGAGAAGATTGGGTGCGATCGGTGAGACGCTCAACTTTCCAAG GCTCATCTACGCTTCCGTCAAACCACACACCATACTCATTCTGGAGGATGTGACTGGAAAGGGTTGGCGCACCGGACAGTACATAACAACATTCGAGGAGGTGATACCATCGGTCAAAGCTATCGCCAAATTTCATGCCGCTTCGGTAGTGATTGAGCGGGAT GATCCTACTTTTAGCGTGGAAAATCAATGTAACATTGCCAATCAGCTGCGCGCTCTCGACGAGATGACTAAGAAAAGTATCGATAATTTGCTTGAAGTGATGCGCGGCCACCCGGAGTTTGCTTCGTTGATTAAACCGGTTGAAAAGCTGAAAACAACACTGCTCGAGACGCTGATCGAGAGCTACAGTCCTTCGGCCAACTGTTTAAACGTAGTTGTTCATGGagattttcattcaaaaaattTATTGCATCAGTTCAGCGCAGACGGCCGATTGCTCGATACGATGCTGATAGACTATCAGATCTGTAGCTGGACAACGCCGGCAGTGGATGTGCATTACCTGCTGGACACCATCGTCGATCAATCGCTCAAGGAGACACACCGTGATAAGATAGTCTGTCTGTACTACGAGGAGTTTTGCCGGTTGCTGGTTCGCTTAGGTTACATCGGCCATATACCGGGGCTGATAGAATTGCAAATAGAGCTTTTGCGTAAGGGAGCGCAGGAGTTGTTTCACTATATAACGCTCTATCCTTTTCGATTCATCGATCGCGCAAAAATTAACTTTGAGGAGCTGCTGTCTGGAAAGGCTAGCAATCCAGCCGCGCATAGCGAGACCTACAGGCGTGTAATGAAGACGGTGCTGCTACGGTTTCTCCAGCAAGGTGTGATGACATCTTAG
- the LOC126570788 gene encoding uncharacterized protein LOC126570788 has product MQLSHKDPTKWLTNQHFEKALIYQTKDRELKVTDVHLALHGDASQQYASTIYRACVSYQSRKKVETVSLIVKLLASKVNSITDESSFETELSVYRDVLGKMESVLSDTKFGPELIFTSNEPVQHMLLEDLTHRQFVFGKTLLNFDSSTVVLKKLAQFHAVSYSMSNSSTSKLSDKLSNGLFKAKPSDGVKFMMENFGVFTEQLSSWEGYTNYADRFRQLQATFLERGLKIYSAADDFSFQVLNHGDFHYNNMAFKQTADQNGLADVLFFDYQLSCWTTPAVDLLYFLYLVCDREAREEHRQELVQIYHQEFTETLSRAGFVGKTPSLLNLNCDLVRAGFLEVLIAVCFLPFLFADYDQAINVYGNEADAHAYRRKLYNREEYRTLLEPLLPRFLHLGFLG; this is encoded by the exons ATGCAGCTTTCCCATAAGGATCCTACCAAGTGGCTAACCAATCAGCATTTCGAGAAAGCGCTCATCTACCAAACGAAAGATCGCGAGTTGAAGGTGACCGATGTGCACCTGGCACTGCATGGGGACGCCAGTCAGCAGTACGCCAGCACCATTTACCGGGCCTGTGTGAGCTACCAAAGCCGGAAGAAGGTGGAAACTGTGAGTTTGATCGTGAAACTCTTGGCCTCGAAGGTGAACAGCATTACCGATGAGTCTTCGTTCGAAACCGAGCTAAGTGTGTACCGCGATGTGCTCGGGAAGATGGAATCCGTTTTAAGCGATACTAAGTTTGGTCCTGA ATTGATTTTCACCTCGAACGAACCCGTACAACACATGCTACTGGAAGATTTGACCCACCGGCAGTTTGTGTTCGGGAAAACGTTGCTGAATTTCGATAGCTCCACGGTGGTGCTGAAGAAGTTGGCCCAGTTCCATGCCGTCTCCTATAGCATGAGCAACTCCAGTACG AGCAAATTATCTGATAAGCTGAGCAATGGCCTGTTCAAGGCAAAACCATCCGATGGGGTCAAATTTATGATGGAAAATTTTGGCGTTTTTACCGAGCAACTATCGTCCTGGGAAGGCTACACGAACTACGCGGACCGGTTCCGGCAGCTTCAGGCAACGTTTCTTGAGCGTGGATTAAAAATCTACTCCGCGGCGGATGATTTCTCCTTCCAAGTGCTGAACCATGGAGATTTCCACTACAATAACATGGCATTCAAGCAAACGGCCGACCAGAACGGGCTCGCCGATGTGCTATTC TTCGACTATCAGCTCAGCTGTTGGACAACGCCGGCTGTGGATTTGCTCTACTTCCTCTATCTGGTTTGCGATCGCGAGGCACGCGAAGAGCACCGTCAGGAGCTGGTGCAGATTTACCACCAGGAGTTTACGGAAACGCTGAGCAGGGCAGGATTCGTCGGTAAAACACCGTCGCTTCTCAACCTGAACTGTGATCTGGTCCGCGCTGGCTTTCTGGAGGTGTTAATAGCCGTTTGCTTCTTGCCCTTCCTCTTCGCTGACTACGATCAAGCCATCAACGTGTACGGCAATGAAGCCGATGCCCATGCTTACAGACGCAAGCTGTACAACCGAGAGGAATATCGGACTCTTCTCGAACCACTACTGCCACGCTTCCTCCACCTGGGCTTCCTGGGATGA